From a region of the Odocoileus virginianus isolate 20LAN1187 ecotype Illinois chromosome 19, Ovbor_1.2, whole genome shotgun sequence genome:
- the RSPH4A gene encoding radial spoke head protein 4 homolog A isoform X2, giving the protein MEDSVPVNQKIEHQELGETGRPWEETVTTSQDPELGLSEALELEQRPDTGLQPRSSPPRTPRSGAGTPDRPVDDLVGQRSSFPPSPSQELPSTLSPLALARQDFMAPSQSDKTTSVTSEAETSHFGHLEQLSDKGGSTPHQICQSEGNTFHQPQQTKYPLHDLRGVSHSTSKQKELRFDIFQEDDSNNNYHLDQPESGASEVAPSMLEIAIQNTKAYLLKTSSKSGLNLYDHLSEMLTKVLDQRPENAVDIIENISQDVKMEHFSKKLDTLQNENEMLATYEIAEKQKILFLQGNLEGADQELEDEIAEHALPNIMESAFYFEQAGVGLGTDETYRIFLALKQLTDTHPIQKCRFWGKILGLEMNYIVAEVEFREGEDEEEVEEEDVSEERDNGDSEADEDNEDELPRPFYRAPQAIPKEESRTGANKYVYFVCNEPGRPWVKLPAVTPAQIVIARKIKKFFTGRLDTPIISYPPFPGNESNYLRAQIARISAGTHVSPLGFYHFGEEEGEEEEEIESGRDSFEENPDFEGIQVIDLVESLSNWVHHVQHILPQRSRIHRLGQHGYPQISFLNMRLLSLDPTFGLEHMPFPMAKSLKIST; this is encoded by the exons ATGGAAGACTCCGTCCCCGTCAACCAAAAAATAGAACACCAAGAACTTGGGGAAACAGGGCGGCCGTGGGAAGAAACGGTAACTACGTCCCAAGATCCTGAGCTTGGGCTATCCGAGGCCCTAGAGTTGGAGCAGAGGCCGGACACTGGACTCCAGCCCAGGAGCAGCCCTCCTCGGACGCCCCGCTCTGGAGCCGGAACGCCGGATCGACCTGTGGATGACCTCGTAGGACAGCGCTCATCGTTTCCACCTTCCCCATCTCAGGAGCTCCCTTCCACTCTTTCTCCCCTGGCTCTGGCCAGGCAGGACTTTATGGCACCATCGCAGTCAGACAAGACCACTAGTGTTACTTCTGAAGCTGAGACCTCTCATTTTGGCCATTTGGAACAATTATCTGATAAAGGCGGATCAACTCCTCATCAGATATGTCAATCAGAGGGAAACACCTTTCATCAACCTCAGCAAACCAAATATCCCCTGCATGACCTGAGGGGTGTGAGCCACAGCACCTCTAAACAGAAAGAGCTGAGATTTGACATTTTTCAAGAAGACGACTCAAACAATAACTATCATCTGGATCAGCCTGAGTCTGGGGCTTCGGAAGTGGCCCCCAGCATGCTTGAGATTGCCATTCAGAATACTAAGGCTTACCTACTGAAGACCAGTAGCAAGTCGGGCTTAAATCT ATATGATCATCTTTCTGAAATGCTGACCAAGGTCTTAGATCAGCGTCCTGAAAATGCTGTGGACATCATTGAAAATATTAGCCAAGATGTCAAGATGGAACATTTTAGTAAAAAATTAGATACACTCCAAAATGAGAATGAGATGCTTGCAACCTATGAAATAGCAGAGAAgcagaaaattctttttcttcagggAAATTTAGAAGGAGCTGACCAAGAGCTGGAAGATGAAATA GCAGAACACGCTCTTCCAAACATAATGGaatcagctttttattttgaacaagCTGGAGTTGGTTTGGGCACAGATGAGACTTACCGCATATTTCTTGCCCTCAAGCAGCTTACTGACACACACCCAATCCAAAAATGTCGTTTCTGGGGCAAGATCTTAGGTCTGGAAATGAATTATATTGTAGCTGAAGTAGAATTCCGTGAGGGAGAAGATGAAGAGGAGGTGGAAGAGGAAGACGTATCTGAAGAGAGGGACAATGGAGATAGTGAAGCTGATGAAGACAATGAAGATGAATTACCAAGGCCCTTTTACAGGGCCCCACAGGCTATTccaaaagaagaaagcagaacaGGTGCCAACAAATATGTCTATTTTGTTTGCAATGAACCAGGAAGACCATGGGTGAAGTTACCAGCAGTGACACCTGCACAAATTGTTATTGCAAGAAAAATCAAGAAGTTTTTCACTGGGCGATTGGATACCCCTATTATAAGCTACCCACCCTTCCCAGGAAATGAGAGTAATTACTTACGAGCACAAATTGCCAGAATTTCAGCAGGGACCCATGTCAGCCCTCTAGGATTCTATCATTTTGgtgaagaagaaggagaagaggaagaagaaatagaaagtggGAGAGATAGCTTTGAAGAAAACCCTGATTTTGAAGGCATCCAAGTGATTGATCTAGTGGAATCCCTATCCAATTGGGTTCATCATGTACAACATATCCTCCCTCAG